Proteins found in one Hevea brasiliensis isolate MT/VB/25A 57/8 chromosome 18, ASM3005281v1, whole genome shotgun sequence genomic segment:
- the LOC110645818 gene encoding uncharacterized protein LOC110645818, with translation MDHMEESESPTNGRELEDDYMHKFLFAAGATLAMACLKIILVMLFVKQWRTRVFLILNIIVLAIFFTSIHSSSSENQQTIGNAEMNIQGKKRRKQCSWSAKATKAHKECQEMSNRKRDADEVKHAIIIDSEPQKLSKEELNERVEAFIAMFRQHLVSDARKGRN, from the coding sequence ATGGATCATATGGAAGAGAGTGAGAGTCCAACAAATGGAAGAGAGCTTGAAGATGATTATATGCACAAGTTTCTCTTTGCAGCTGGAGCAACTCTAGCAATGGCATGCTTAAAAATCATTTTGGTGATGCTTTTCGTCAAGCAATGGCGCACCAGGGTCTTTTTAATCCTCAATATTATTGTCTTGGCCATTTTCTTCACTTCCATTCATTCAAGTTCAAGTGAAAATCAACAAACTATAGGTAATGCAGAGATGAATATTCAAGGAAAGAAGCGAAGAAAACAATGTAGCTGGTCTGCCAAAGCTACTAAAGCGCACAAAGAATGTCAGGAGATGAGTAACAGGAAAAGGGATGCAGATGAAGTTAAGCATGCAATTATAATTGATAGTGAACCTCAGAAATTGTCCAAGGAGGAGTTAAATGAGAGAGTTGAAGCTTTCATTGCAATGTTTAGGCAGCATTTGGTTTCTGATGCAAGAAAAGGTAGAAACTAG